Proteins encoded within one genomic window of Ptiloglossa arizonensis isolate GNS036 chromosome 3, iyPtiAriz1_principal, whole genome shotgun sequence:
- the Rga gene encoding CCR4-NOT transcription complex subunit regena isoform X1, translating to MANLNFEQPPRSIANASLTSRAGGGGGLNSSTLTGHVTPTSGMFSGSSTSTSSSVNSAVVVTNVYPGVTGAGGGQTNHQPQQQQLSPMGSRGLFGQRAFPDRRTMPALGTSNPMGSMGTFGIPQSRNYGSQGQINNFHSVFGSGGGGDTSTPPLLDLSEFPSLTNRGQGDSMPQPSPMPGKQPYVGMVKQPTSESSEFTMSSEDFPALPGTQNREGPSPGGSVSGDKSIPVGLGPEIGQDVLQANRAPGSEKSQSSKRGIQTSPDGKVTNIPASMVKDQFGMVGLLTFIRAAETDPNLVSLALGQDLTALGLNLNSPENLYQNFGGPWAETPCRPQDIDFHVPPEYLINVNIRDKLAPVKLNRYKDDLLFYIFYTNVGDVLQLAAAAELYSREWRYHMEEKVWITQAPGLGLVEKTSTYERGTYYYFDAQSWRKVAKEFHLDYTKLESRPHLPTNFHQIQP from the exons ATGGCCAACCTGAACTTTGAGCAGCCGCCACGCAGTATTGCGAACGCAAGCCTTACATCGCGCGCGGGTGGTGGGGGGGGCTTAAATTCATCGACCCTGACGGGTCATGTCACACCTACCTCGGGCATGTTCTCAGGCTCATCTACAAGCACATCAAGTTCAGTCAATTCTGCGGTAGTAGTTACTAACGTTTATCCTGGAGTGACAGGAGCAGGAGGTGGGCAGACTAATCATCAACCTCAGCAGCAACAGCTCTCTCCTATGGGCAGCAGAGGACTGTTTGGGCAGAGAGCTTTTCCAGATAGACGTACAATGCCTGCTCTTGG AACCTCGAATCCAATGGGTAGCATGGGCACTTTTGGAATACCACAAAGTCGTAATTACGGATCTCAAGggcaaattaataattttcactcTGTTTTTGGcagtggaggaggtggagataCAAGTACTCCTCCATTGTTGGATCTGTCTGAATTTCCTTCATTAACAAACAGAGGACAGGGTGATTCTATGCCACAACCTAGTCCTATGCCAGGAAAGCAGCCTTATG TTGGAATGGTAAAACAACCAACGTCTGAATCAAGTGAGTTTACTATGAGTTCTGAAGATTTCCCAGCATTACCAGGAACACAAAATAGAGAAGGACCATCACCAGGTGGAAGTGTGTCTGGAGATAAAAGTATACCTGTTGGACTAGGTCCTGAAATTGGACAAGATGTACTACAGGCAAATAGAGCACCTGGATCTGAGAAGTCTCAATCGTCTAAAAGAGGCATACAAACATCTCCTGATG GTAAAGTAACCAATATACCAGCAAGTATGGTTAAAGATCAGTTTGGAATGGTTGGACTGTTAACATTTATTAGGGCAGCTGAAACAGATCCAAATCTAGTATCTTTGGCATTAGGCCAAGATTTAACTGCATTAGGATTAAATCTTAATTCACCAGAAAATCTTTACCAAAATTTTGGGGGACCTTGGGCAGAAACACCATGTCGACCTCAGGATATTGATTTCCACGTGCCGCCGGAATATCTTATTAATGTCAATATCAG agATAAACTAGCACCAGTTAAGCTAAATCGGTACAAGGATGATctactattttatatattttatacaaatgttGGGGATGTGTTGCAATTAGCAGCGGCAGCGGAGTT GTACAGTAGAGAGTGGCGATATCATATGGAAGAGAAGGTTTGGATAACGCAAGCACCAGGATTGGGACTTGTAGAAAAAACCTCAACATATGAACGTGgtacttattattattttgatgcGCAAAGTTGGAGAAAAGTAGCAAAGGAATTTCATTTGGATTATACAAAACTAGAAAGTAGACCTCATCTTCCCACAAACTTTCACCAAATCCAGCCTTGA
- the Rga gene encoding CCR4-NOT transcription complex subunit regena isoform X2, with the protein MANLNFEQPPRSIANASLTSRAGGGGGLNSSTLTGHVTPTSGMFSGSSTSTSSSVNSAVVVTNVYPGVTGAGGGQTNHQPQQQQLSPMGSRGLFGQRAFPDRRTMPALGGGGGDTSTPPLLDLSEFPSLTNRGQGDSMPQPSPMPGKQPYVGMVKQPTSESSEFTMSSEDFPALPGTQNREGPSPGGSVSGDKSIPVGLGPEIGQDVLQANRAPGSEKSQSSKRGIQTSPDGKVTNIPASMVKDQFGMVGLLTFIRAAETDPNLVSLALGQDLTALGLNLNSPENLYQNFGGPWAETPCRPQDIDFHVPPEYLINVNIRDKLAPVKLNRYKDDLLFYIFYTNVGDVLQLAAAAELYSREWRYHMEEKVWITQAPGLGLVEKTSTYERGTYYYFDAQSWRKVAKEFHLDYTKLESRPHLPTNFHQIQP; encoded by the exons ATGGCCAACCTGAACTTTGAGCAGCCGCCACGCAGTATTGCGAACGCAAGCCTTACATCGCGCGCGGGTGGTGGGGGGGGCTTAAATTCATCGACCCTGACGGGTCATGTCACACCTACCTCGGGCATGTTCTCAGGCTCATCTACAAGCACATCAAGTTCAGTCAATTCTGCGGTAGTAGTTACTAACGTTTATCCTGGAGTGACAGGAGCAGGAGGTGGGCAGACTAATCATCAACCTCAGCAGCAACAGCTCTCTCCTATGGGCAGCAGAGGACTGTTTGGGCAGAGAGCTTTTCCAGATAGACGTACAATGCCTGCTCTTGG tggaggaggtggagataCAAGTACTCCTCCATTGTTGGATCTGTCTGAATTTCCTTCATTAACAAACAGAGGACAGGGTGATTCTATGCCACAACCTAGTCCTATGCCAGGAAAGCAGCCTTATG TTGGAATGGTAAAACAACCAACGTCTGAATCAAGTGAGTTTACTATGAGTTCTGAAGATTTCCCAGCATTACCAGGAACACAAAATAGAGAAGGACCATCACCAGGTGGAAGTGTGTCTGGAGATAAAAGTATACCTGTTGGACTAGGTCCTGAAATTGGACAAGATGTACTACAGGCAAATAGAGCACCTGGATCTGAGAAGTCTCAATCGTCTAAAAGAGGCATACAAACATCTCCTGATG GTAAAGTAACCAATATACCAGCAAGTATGGTTAAAGATCAGTTTGGAATGGTTGGACTGTTAACATTTATTAGGGCAGCTGAAACAGATCCAAATCTAGTATCTTTGGCATTAGGCCAAGATTTAACTGCATTAGGATTAAATCTTAATTCACCAGAAAATCTTTACCAAAATTTTGGGGGACCTTGGGCAGAAACACCATGTCGACCTCAGGATATTGATTTCCACGTGCCGCCGGAATATCTTATTAATGTCAATATCAG agATAAACTAGCACCAGTTAAGCTAAATCGGTACAAGGATGATctactattttatatattttatacaaatgttGGGGATGTGTTGCAATTAGCAGCGGCAGCGGAGTT GTACAGTAGAGAGTGGCGATATCATATGGAAGAGAAGGTTTGGATAACGCAAGCACCAGGATTGGGACTTGTAGAAAAAACCTCAACATATGAACGTGgtacttattattattttgatgcGCAAAGTTGGAGAAAAGTAGCAAAGGAATTTCATTTGGATTATACAAAACTAGAAAGTAGACCTCATCTTCCCACAAACTTTCACCAAATCCAGCCTTGA
- the LOC143144015 gene encoding malonyl-CoA decarboxylase, mitochondrial isoform X1: MISLKINLRVLGAAYNNKFILKYNIKDTKFWCDQKVLTVGENVTFLERQLKEVFKYKNTKVSNWIIENKARTLCIVYSKSKKEDRQQILHLLATKYAVQHDIICNIAKKLVCTEPSNERRMLSYEQNLKNILIPDYQWLFLIIGRIESGVKFLVDLRTDILELMLETKETDDNVIIQQLNITLQNLLLLWFSVGFLHLERITWQSACDILEKISEYEAIHPIKNWLDLKQRVGPYRRCYVFTHPSMPREPLVVLHTALCDIIPDSVKGIGEAKTRILGGIKKEVTFLEEDKSKIKAAIFYSITSTQKGLKGIELGNYLIKEVANEVISEFPMIQELSTLSPIPNFRTWLLEKLNQDIHCIFTIEECRLIKNILKEENILLSLKKIFNNSLWTNDKELCKILKEPLIRACAWYLYREKRRNYTLNNVANFHLRNGAVMWRINWLADPSPRGVTNSCGIMINYRYYLNESEKNSQNYIENYFINASEDIINLAMHHEKLWNKI, translated from the exons atgatatctttgaaaattaatttgagGGTTTTAGGTGCAGCTTAtaataacaaatttattttaaagtacaatataaaagatacaaaatttTGGTGTGATCAAAAGGTATTAACTGTTGGTGAAAACGTGACATTCCTCGAGAGGCAATTGAAAGAagttttcaaatataaaaatacaaaagttaGTAATTGGATTATTGAG AATAAAGCTCGTACTTTATGCATTGTATATAGCAAAAGTAAAAAAGAGgatagacaacaaattttgcatttATTAGCAACTAAGTATGCCGTTCAACATGATATCATATGTAACATAGCAAAGAAGTTAGTCTGTACCGAG ccTAGCAATGAAAGACGAATGCTTTCTTATGAGcaaaatttaaagaatattcTCATACCAGATTATCAATGGCTATTTCTCATCATTGGAAGAATTGAAAGTGGTGTAAAATTTCTTGTTGATTTAAGAACAGATATTTTA GAGTTAATGTTGGAAACCAAAGAAACAGATGACAATGTTATAATACAACAGTTAAATATTACAttgcaaaatttattattactatgGTTTTCAGTAGGGTTTTTGCATTTAGAGAGAATAACTTGGCAAAGTGCGTGCGATATATTGGAAAAG ATTTCAGAATATGAAGCAATACATCCTATCAAAAATTGGTTAGATTTAAAACAAAGAGTTGGACCATATAGGAGATGTTATGTTTTTACTCATCCATCTATGCCAAGAGAGCCGCTTGTTGTGTTACATACAGCATTATGCGATATAATACCAG ACAGTGTAAAAGGtattggagaagcgaagaccAGAATCCTTGGTGgtataaaaaaagaagtaaCATTCTTGGAAGAAGACAAATCTAAAATAAAAGCagcaatattttattcaataacttctacaCAAAAAggattaaaa GGTATTGAACTTGGTAATTATCTAATAAAAGAAGTAGCAAATGAAGTAATATCTGAATTTCCTATGATTCAGGAATTATCTACTTTGTCACCAATACCTAATTTTAGAACCTGGctccttgaaaaattaaatcaag ATATACATTGTATCTTTACAATCGAAGAATGCAgacttataaaaaatattttgaaagaagaaaatattttactgagtttaaaaaagatatttaataattcATTGTGGACTAATGATAAAGAATTATGTAAAATCTTAAAAGAGCCATTAATTCGAGCATGTGCATGGTATTTATATAGAGAAAAAAGACGAAATTATACCTTAAATAACGTTG CGAATTTTCATCTTCGTAATGGAGCCGTTATGTGGAGAATAAATTGGTTGGCTGATCCTTCACCACGTGGTGTCACAAATAGTTGTGGTATTATGATAAACTATAG ATACTACTTAAATGAAAGCGAGAAAAACAGTCAAAATTATATTGAGAATTATTTCATAAATGCATCTGAAGATATAATTAATCTTGCTATGCATCACGAAAAattgtggaataaaatttaa
- the LOC143144015 gene encoding malonyl-CoA decarboxylase, mitochondrial isoform X2 yields the protein MISLKINLRVLGAAYNNKFILKYNIKDTKFWCDQKVLTVGENVTFLERQLKEVFKYKNTKNKARTLCIVYSKSKKEDRQQILHLLATKYAVQHDIICNIAKKLVCTEPSNERRMLSYEQNLKNILIPDYQWLFLIIGRIESGVKFLVDLRTDILELMLETKETDDNVIIQQLNITLQNLLLLWFSVGFLHLERITWQSACDILEKISEYEAIHPIKNWLDLKQRVGPYRRCYVFTHPSMPREPLVVLHTALCDIIPDSVKGIGEAKTRILGGIKKEVTFLEEDKSKIKAAIFYSITSTQKGLKGIELGNYLIKEVANEVISEFPMIQELSTLSPIPNFRTWLLEKLNQDIHCIFTIEECRLIKNILKEENILLSLKKIFNNSLWTNDKELCKILKEPLIRACAWYLYREKRRNYTLNNVANFHLRNGAVMWRINWLADPSPRGVTNSCGIMINYRYYLNESEKNSQNYIENYFINASEDIINLAMHHEKLWNKI from the exons atgatatctttgaaaattaatttgagGGTTTTAGGTGCAGCTTAtaataacaaatttattttaaagtacaatataaaagatacaaaatttTGGTGTGATCAAAAGGTATTAACTGTTGGTGAAAACGTGACATTCCTCGAGAGGCAATTGAAAGAagttttcaaatataaaaatacaaaa AATAAAGCTCGTACTTTATGCATTGTATATAGCAAAAGTAAAAAAGAGgatagacaacaaattttgcatttATTAGCAACTAAGTATGCCGTTCAACATGATATCATATGTAACATAGCAAAGAAGTTAGTCTGTACCGAG ccTAGCAATGAAAGACGAATGCTTTCTTATGAGcaaaatttaaagaatattcTCATACCAGATTATCAATGGCTATTTCTCATCATTGGAAGAATTGAAAGTGGTGTAAAATTTCTTGTTGATTTAAGAACAGATATTTTA GAGTTAATGTTGGAAACCAAAGAAACAGATGACAATGTTATAATACAACAGTTAAATATTACAttgcaaaatttattattactatgGTTTTCAGTAGGGTTTTTGCATTTAGAGAGAATAACTTGGCAAAGTGCGTGCGATATATTGGAAAAG ATTTCAGAATATGAAGCAATACATCCTATCAAAAATTGGTTAGATTTAAAACAAAGAGTTGGACCATATAGGAGATGTTATGTTTTTACTCATCCATCTATGCCAAGAGAGCCGCTTGTTGTGTTACATACAGCATTATGCGATATAATACCAG ACAGTGTAAAAGGtattggagaagcgaagaccAGAATCCTTGGTGgtataaaaaaagaagtaaCATTCTTGGAAGAAGACAAATCTAAAATAAAAGCagcaatattttattcaataacttctacaCAAAAAggattaaaa GGTATTGAACTTGGTAATTATCTAATAAAAGAAGTAGCAAATGAAGTAATATCTGAATTTCCTATGATTCAGGAATTATCTACTTTGTCACCAATACCTAATTTTAGAACCTGGctccttgaaaaattaaatcaag ATATACATTGTATCTTTACAATCGAAGAATGCAgacttataaaaaatattttgaaagaagaaaatattttactgagtttaaaaaagatatttaataattcATTGTGGACTAATGATAAAGAATTATGTAAAATCTTAAAAGAGCCATTAATTCGAGCATGTGCATGGTATTTATATAGAGAAAAAAGACGAAATTATACCTTAAATAACGTTG CGAATTTTCATCTTCGTAATGGAGCCGTTATGTGGAGAATAAATTGGTTGGCTGATCCTTCACCACGTGGTGTCACAAATAGTTGTGGTATTATGATAAACTATAG ATACTACTTAAATGAAAGCGAGAAAAACAGTCAAAATTATATTGAGAATTATTTCATAAATGCATCTGAAGATATAATTAATCTTGCTATGCATCACGAAAAattgtggaataaaatttaa
- the LOC143144015 gene encoding malonyl-CoA decarboxylase, mitochondrial isoform X4 — protein MISLKINLRVLGAAYNNKFILKYNIKDTKFWCDQKVLTVGENVTFLERQLKEVFKYKNTKVSNWIIENKARTLCIVYSKSKKEDRQQILHLLATKYAVQHDIICNIAKKLVCTEPSNERRMLSYEQNLKNILIPDYQWLFLIIGRIESGVKFLVDLRTDILELMLETKETDDNVIIQQLNITLQNLLLLWFSVGFLHLERITWQSACDILEKISEYEAIHPIKNWLDLKQRVGPYRRCYVFTHPSMPREPLVVLHTALCDIIPDSVKGIGEAKTRILGGIKKEVTFLEEDKSKIKAAIFYSITSTQKGLKGIELGNYLIKEVANEVISEFPMIQELSTLSPIPNFRTWLLEKLNQANFHLRNGAVMWRINWLADPSPRGVTNSCGIMINYRYYLNESEKNSQNYIENYFINASEDIINLAMHHEKLWNKI, from the exons atgatatctttgaaaattaatttgagGGTTTTAGGTGCAGCTTAtaataacaaatttattttaaagtacaatataaaagatacaaaatttTGGTGTGATCAAAAGGTATTAACTGTTGGTGAAAACGTGACATTCCTCGAGAGGCAATTGAAAGAagttttcaaatataaaaatacaaaagttaGTAATTGGATTATTGAG AATAAAGCTCGTACTTTATGCATTGTATATAGCAAAAGTAAAAAAGAGgatagacaacaaattttgcatttATTAGCAACTAAGTATGCCGTTCAACATGATATCATATGTAACATAGCAAAGAAGTTAGTCTGTACCGAG ccTAGCAATGAAAGACGAATGCTTTCTTATGAGcaaaatttaaagaatattcTCATACCAGATTATCAATGGCTATTTCTCATCATTGGAAGAATTGAAAGTGGTGTAAAATTTCTTGTTGATTTAAGAACAGATATTTTA GAGTTAATGTTGGAAACCAAAGAAACAGATGACAATGTTATAATACAACAGTTAAATATTACAttgcaaaatttattattactatgGTTTTCAGTAGGGTTTTTGCATTTAGAGAGAATAACTTGGCAAAGTGCGTGCGATATATTGGAAAAG ATTTCAGAATATGAAGCAATACATCCTATCAAAAATTGGTTAGATTTAAAACAAAGAGTTGGACCATATAGGAGATGTTATGTTTTTACTCATCCATCTATGCCAAGAGAGCCGCTTGTTGTGTTACATACAGCATTATGCGATATAATACCAG ACAGTGTAAAAGGtattggagaagcgaagaccAGAATCCTTGGTGgtataaaaaaagaagtaaCATTCTTGGAAGAAGACAAATCTAAAATAAAAGCagcaatattttattcaataacttctacaCAAAAAggattaaaa GGTATTGAACTTGGTAATTATCTAATAAAAGAAGTAGCAAATGAAGTAATATCTGAATTTCCTATGATTCAGGAATTATCTACTTTGTCACCAATACCTAATTTTAGAACCTGGctccttgaaaaattaaatcaag CGAATTTTCATCTTCGTAATGGAGCCGTTATGTGGAGAATAAATTGGTTGGCTGATCCTTCACCACGTGGTGTCACAAATAGTTGTGGTATTATGATAAACTATAG ATACTACTTAAATGAAAGCGAGAAAAACAGTCAAAATTATATTGAGAATTATTTCATAAATGCATCTGAAGATATAATTAATCTTGCTATGCATCACGAAAAattgtggaataaaatttaa
- the LOC143144015 gene encoding malonyl-CoA decarboxylase, mitochondrial isoform X3, translating to MLKLRHLLHYFRFKGTKFSEQEIKSIDYFEFKNKARTLCIVYSKSKKEDRQQILHLLATKYAVQHDIICNIAKKLVCTEPSNERRMLSYEQNLKNILIPDYQWLFLIIGRIESGVKFLVDLRTDILELMLETKETDDNVIIQQLNITLQNLLLLWFSVGFLHLERITWQSACDILEKISEYEAIHPIKNWLDLKQRVGPYRRCYVFTHPSMPREPLVVLHTALCDIIPDSVKGIGEAKTRILGGIKKEVTFLEEDKSKIKAAIFYSITSTQKGLKGIELGNYLIKEVANEVISEFPMIQELSTLSPIPNFRTWLLEKLNQDIHCIFTIEECRLIKNILKEENILLSLKKIFNNSLWTNDKELCKILKEPLIRACAWYLYREKRRNYTLNNVANFHLRNGAVMWRINWLADPSPRGVTNSCGIMINYRYYLNESEKNSQNYIENYFINASEDIINLAMHHEKLWNKI from the exons AATAAAGCTCGTACTTTATGCATTGTATATAGCAAAAGTAAAAAAGAGgatagacaacaaattttgcatttATTAGCAACTAAGTATGCCGTTCAACATGATATCATATGTAACATAGCAAAGAAGTTAGTCTGTACCGAG ccTAGCAATGAAAGACGAATGCTTTCTTATGAGcaaaatttaaagaatattcTCATACCAGATTATCAATGGCTATTTCTCATCATTGGAAGAATTGAAAGTGGTGTAAAATTTCTTGTTGATTTAAGAACAGATATTTTA GAGTTAATGTTGGAAACCAAAGAAACAGATGACAATGTTATAATACAACAGTTAAATATTACAttgcaaaatttattattactatgGTTTTCAGTAGGGTTTTTGCATTTAGAGAGAATAACTTGGCAAAGTGCGTGCGATATATTGGAAAAG ATTTCAGAATATGAAGCAATACATCCTATCAAAAATTGGTTAGATTTAAAACAAAGAGTTGGACCATATAGGAGATGTTATGTTTTTACTCATCCATCTATGCCAAGAGAGCCGCTTGTTGTGTTACATACAGCATTATGCGATATAATACCAG ACAGTGTAAAAGGtattggagaagcgaagaccAGAATCCTTGGTGgtataaaaaaagaagtaaCATTCTTGGAAGAAGACAAATCTAAAATAAAAGCagcaatattttattcaataacttctacaCAAAAAggattaaaa GGTATTGAACTTGGTAATTATCTAATAAAAGAAGTAGCAAATGAAGTAATATCTGAATTTCCTATGATTCAGGAATTATCTACTTTGTCACCAATACCTAATTTTAGAACCTGGctccttgaaaaattaaatcaag ATATACATTGTATCTTTACAATCGAAGAATGCAgacttataaaaaatattttgaaagaagaaaatattttactgagtttaaaaaagatatttaataattcATTGTGGACTAATGATAAAGAATTATGTAAAATCTTAAAAGAGCCATTAATTCGAGCATGTGCATGGTATTTATATAGAGAAAAAAGACGAAATTATACCTTAAATAACGTTG CGAATTTTCATCTTCGTAATGGAGCCGTTATGTGGAGAATAAATTGGTTGGCTGATCCTTCACCACGTGGTGTCACAAATAGTTGTGGTATTATGATAAACTATAG ATACTACTTAAATGAAAGCGAGAAAAACAGTCAAAATTATATTGAGAATTATTTCATAAATGCATCTGAAGATATAATTAATCTTGCTATGCATCACGAAAAattgtggaataaaatttaa